A window of Zingiber officinale cultivar Zhangliang chromosome 5A, Zo_v1.1, whole genome shotgun sequence contains these coding sequences:
- the LOC121979257 gene encoding uncharacterized protein LOC121979257 isoform X1, giving the protein MDVKSQGCLASSSKASPATSGTHHRRSKSASDRNLDFNKHVNSHSMPKERADIQDPNNVMNIMNSHRNFQNSSESATNTTRNSRVSLEDDIKQLQMHLHQEKSTRFLLEKAIGRASSTLSPGHRHFSAQTRELIAEIELLEEEIVNREQHVLSLYRSIFDQCISQPSSAHSSGMTSPAHSNPKTGSRKHPSIISSSFCSSKKFRLQPFQVLTSIRESGRSNVLLKPPKFVHDPFLRENMNLYDGISFADTLKEKLSTSGRSNLARTLKDHLYQCPCRISEEMVRCMASVYCLMCSGSCEKTSKSRAPFLQRSSTSSVLGPKTIREEHEWPSRSIIEVLSIKLDKRCPRASYTISNYRFLVEQLERVDLSVMENSAKLAFWINVYNSLIMHAYLVYGVPSSSLRRVALFNKAAYNIGGQVITANCIEYSILGCRTSRMGRWLETILSNATRKKSGEDKQLIWSKMGLPSCHPLVFFAICTGASSDPILRVYSAKNVTEELEKAKKEFLRSHVVVKKSNKVFLPKVLDRYAKEICTNCDSLLMWVCESMDKKQQDAIHRCVDSNCRRKASQVIEWLPYDTRFRYALTSESVETPCKL; this is encoded by the exons atGGATGTGAAGAGCCAAGGATGCTTAGCTTCTTCCTCCAAAGCCTCCCCTGCTACTTCTGGTACTCATCACAGGCGCTCCAAGAG TGCCTCTGATAGAAACCTGGATTTCAACAAACATGTAAATTCACACAGCATGCCGAAAGAGCGTGCTGACATTCAG GACCCAAATAATGTTATGAATATAATGAACTCTCATCGAAATTTTCAGAATTCAAGTGAAAGCGCTACAAATACTACGAGGAACAGTAGAGTCTCCTTGGAAGATGAT ATCAAACAACTCCAGATGCATTTGCATCAAGAAAAATCTACTCGCTTTCTATTGGAGAAGGCGATTGGTCGAGCTTCTAGCACTTTATCTCCAGGACATAGACATTTCTCAGCTCAG ACTAGGGAATTAATTGCAGAGATTGAGCTGCTTGAAGAAGAAATAGTAAATCGTGAGCAACACGTGTTGTCTCTCTACAGGAGCATCTTTGATCAATGTATTAGTCAACCTTCATCAGCTCATAGTTCTGGCATGACTTCTCCCGCACACTCAAACCCTAAGACTGGATCCAGGAAGCATCCTAGTATAATATCAAGTTCTTTTTGCTCCTCAAAGAAATTCAGATTGCAACCTTTTCAAGTTCTGACTTCAATAAGAGAGTCTGGACGAAGTAATGTTTTACTTAAGCCACCAAAGTTTGTTCATGATCCATTTTTGAGAGAAAACATGAATCTCTATGATGGAATAAGCTTTGCTGACACTCTAAAG GAGAAGTTATCAACTTCTGGAAGGAGTAATTTAGCACGTACGTTGAAAGATCATCTCTACCAGTGTCCATGCAGAATATCTGAAGAAATGGTCAGGTGCATGGCTTCAGTATATTGTTTGATGTGCAGTGGCTCATGTGAGAAGACAAGTAAATCTCGTGCTCCTTTCTTGCAAAGATCATCTACCAGCAGCGTTCTTGGTCCAAAAACCATTAGAGAGGAGCATGAATGGCCTAGCAGATCCATCATCGAAGTGCTATCAATAAAATTAGACAAACGTTGCCCCCGTGCATCTTACACAATAAGCAACTACAG ATTTCTGGTGGAACAGTTGGAAAGAGTTGACTTGAGTGTTATGGAAAATAGTGCTAAATTGGCATTTTGGATCAATGTCTATAATTCCCTTATAATGCAC GCATATCTGGTGTATGGGGTTCCAAGTAGTTCTCTGAGAAGAGTTGCTTTGTTTAATAAG GCTGCGTATAATATCGGAGGGCAAGTCATTACTGCCAACTGCATTGAGTACTCCATTTTGGGTTGCCGGACATCTCGGATGGGTCGT TGGCTTGAAACAATACTCTCAAATGCTACGAGGAAGAAATCTGGGGAAGACAAGCAGCTTATCTGGTCCAAAATGGGTCTCCCTAGTTGCCATCCCCTTGTTTTCTTTGCAATCTGCACCGGAGCTTCCTCGGACCCCATC CTAAGAGTCTACAGTGCCAAGAATGTGACAGAGGAGCTGGAGAAAGCCAAGAAGGAATTCCTTCGATCCCACGTCGTGGTCAAGAAATCTAACAAAGTTTTTCTGCCAAAAGTTCTCGATAGATACGCAAAAGAGATATGCACCAACTGTGACTCTCTTCTCATGTGGGTGTGCGAGAGCATGGACAAGAAGCAGCAGGATGCAATCCACAGGTGTGTAGATTCCAACTGCAGGAGGAAGGCCTCGCAAGTCATCGAATGGCTGCCCTATGACACGAGATTCCGTTATGCTCTCACGAGCGAATCCGTAGAAACCCCCTGTAAATTGTGA
- the LOC121979257 gene encoding uncharacterized protein LOC121979257 isoform X2: protein MDVKSQGCLASSSKASPATSGTHHRRSKSASDRNLDFNKHVNSHSMPKERADIQNSSESATNTTRNSRVSLEDDIKQLQMHLHQEKSTRFLLEKAIGRASSTLSPGHRHFSAQTRELIAEIELLEEEIVNREQHVLSLYRSIFDQCISQPSSAHSSGMTSPAHSNPKTGSRKHPSIISSSFCSSKKFRLQPFQVLTSIRESGRSNVLLKPPKFVHDPFLRENMNLYDGISFADTLKEKLSTSGRSNLARTLKDHLYQCPCRISEEMVRCMASVYCLMCSGSCEKTSKSRAPFLQRSSTSSVLGPKTIREEHEWPSRSIIEVLSIKLDKRCPRASYTISNYRFLVEQLERVDLSVMENSAKLAFWINVYNSLIMHAYLVYGVPSSSLRRVALFNKAAYNIGGQVITANCIEYSILGCRTSRMGRWLETILSNATRKKSGEDKQLIWSKMGLPSCHPLVFFAICTGASSDPILRVYSAKNVTEELEKAKKEFLRSHVVVKKSNKVFLPKVLDRYAKEICTNCDSLLMWVCESMDKKQQDAIHRCVDSNCRRKASQVIEWLPYDTRFRYALTSESVETPCKL from the exons atGGATGTGAAGAGCCAAGGATGCTTAGCTTCTTCCTCCAAAGCCTCCCCTGCTACTTCTGGTACTCATCACAGGCGCTCCAAGAG TGCCTCTGATAGAAACCTGGATTTCAACAAACATGTAAATTCACACAGCATGCCGAAAGAGCGTGCTGACATTCAG AATTCAAGTGAAAGCGCTACAAATACTACGAGGAACAGTAGAGTCTCCTTGGAAGATGAT ATCAAACAACTCCAGATGCATTTGCATCAAGAAAAATCTACTCGCTTTCTATTGGAGAAGGCGATTGGTCGAGCTTCTAGCACTTTATCTCCAGGACATAGACATTTCTCAGCTCAG ACTAGGGAATTAATTGCAGAGATTGAGCTGCTTGAAGAAGAAATAGTAAATCGTGAGCAACACGTGTTGTCTCTCTACAGGAGCATCTTTGATCAATGTATTAGTCAACCTTCATCAGCTCATAGTTCTGGCATGACTTCTCCCGCACACTCAAACCCTAAGACTGGATCCAGGAAGCATCCTAGTATAATATCAAGTTCTTTTTGCTCCTCAAAGAAATTCAGATTGCAACCTTTTCAAGTTCTGACTTCAATAAGAGAGTCTGGACGAAGTAATGTTTTACTTAAGCCACCAAAGTTTGTTCATGATCCATTTTTGAGAGAAAACATGAATCTCTATGATGGAATAAGCTTTGCTGACACTCTAAAG GAGAAGTTATCAACTTCTGGAAGGAGTAATTTAGCACGTACGTTGAAAGATCATCTCTACCAGTGTCCATGCAGAATATCTGAAGAAATGGTCAGGTGCATGGCTTCAGTATATTGTTTGATGTGCAGTGGCTCATGTGAGAAGACAAGTAAATCTCGTGCTCCTTTCTTGCAAAGATCATCTACCAGCAGCGTTCTTGGTCCAAAAACCATTAGAGAGGAGCATGAATGGCCTAGCAGATCCATCATCGAAGTGCTATCAATAAAATTAGACAAACGTTGCCCCCGTGCATCTTACACAATAAGCAACTACAG ATTTCTGGTGGAACAGTTGGAAAGAGTTGACTTGAGTGTTATGGAAAATAGTGCTAAATTGGCATTTTGGATCAATGTCTATAATTCCCTTATAATGCAC GCATATCTGGTGTATGGGGTTCCAAGTAGTTCTCTGAGAAGAGTTGCTTTGTTTAATAAG GCTGCGTATAATATCGGAGGGCAAGTCATTACTGCCAACTGCATTGAGTACTCCATTTTGGGTTGCCGGACATCTCGGATGGGTCGT TGGCTTGAAACAATACTCTCAAATGCTACGAGGAAGAAATCTGGGGAAGACAAGCAGCTTATCTGGTCCAAAATGGGTCTCCCTAGTTGCCATCCCCTTGTTTTCTTTGCAATCTGCACCGGAGCTTCCTCGGACCCCATC CTAAGAGTCTACAGTGCCAAGAATGTGACAGAGGAGCTGGAGAAAGCCAAGAAGGAATTCCTTCGATCCCACGTCGTGGTCAAGAAATCTAACAAAGTTTTTCTGCCAAAAGTTCTCGATAGATACGCAAAAGAGATATGCACCAACTGTGACTCTCTTCTCATGTGGGTGTGCGAGAGCATGGACAAGAAGCAGCAGGATGCAATCCACAGGTGTGTAGATTCCAACTGCAGGAGGAAGGCCTCGCAAGTCATCGAATGGCTGCCCTATGACACGAGATTCCGTTATGCTCTCACGAGCGAATCCGTAGAAACCCCCTGTAAATTGTGA